From the genome of Falco cherrug isolate bFalChe1 chromosome 10, bFalChe1.pri, whole genome shotgun sequence:
CAAGACCCCGCTCTCCACTTCCCCCCAGCTCGCTGGTCTGAAAGACGCATCCTGGCGCACGCATGGCCTCCCCACCTccatctccccctgctccccatcctcctgGGCCCCGTGGGACGTGGGGGTTTCAGCCAGTGGAGGGGACGGGCTCCAGTACCCTCCGCTCTCGCCTGCCCATCCAGCACTGTCGGCCACCTGCTCTTCTGCCTCAAAACGTCTCCTGCATCCCCGTTTCTCAGCTTCTTCCTTCCAGCCCATccctggcagctccagcccGGCGCCTCGGCGTGTCTCCTGTCCCAGTGACTAACCACTCTCCGTCCGTCcatcctccctgctcctctctcccccttccctcccggCAGGCCGGCGGTGGATGACGTTGCTCCTCCtctctcttgctctttcctGCTCTCTCTCTGTCCACGACCTCCGCCAGTGTGCCACCACCCTGGCACCCATGGCTCCACCTGCGCCTCCAGTGGGCCCCACCGCCGGCCCCTCCGCCTTCATTTTCACTCTGTTTTTAACCTATCtttgcttccccagctcccttGGGCTCTGCAGTCCTCCCTGGGTGCCGTCCCGCTGGGGCGGGCGAGCTCTGTATGCGTACGGGTGTGCAAGAGGGCTGCCGCCCCGTGCCACGGCGTGTGCCTCTGTCCCATCGCCTCAGGTCGTGTGTCGTGTCGTCCCCCCCCATTAGCGTGTGTCTGCGTGTGCTTGGCGTGTCGGTGGGTGTCTCATGGCATGCGTTGTGGCTTTGCCCGCTGAGCCCACCACGATGCTGAGGCCGTCCCGGCGGCGTGCTGCCCACCGCGGTGTGCGTGTCCTGGCAGTGCTGCGCCTGTTGGTCAGTTTGATGGTTTATCACTGTGTCTCAGCTCAGGCAGGAGCCACAGCAGGTGGGAGTGTGGGGGTGCATCATGGGGTGCCTGTCTGTGTGCAAGTCCTCTCCCTCTTGGGTCTGTCTGTACCCTGGCAGCCACGGCTGCCCCATCCTTGCTGCCATGTGCCTGTGTCCCCTGTTGTCCCTGTGCATTGTGGCAGCGTGGCCTCGGTGTGCGCCCGCCCGCCTCCATTGCTGCTCTGTCCGTGTGCCTGCCGCAGCTCCCGGCTGCCCACCCTCCCACCgggctgctccctcctggcacCATGCCCACTGTCCTGCAGCCAGCCGGGAGCCATCGGCACGGCCCCTCCAGATCCAGCTGAGACAGCCAGGGTGTGCGGGGACAGCCGGGGCAGCGGTCCCAGCGGCAGAGCATCACTGGGGGCTCCAtggcagaaggaaagaggggCTGGTTAGCGCTGGGCACGGAGTCCACACCGCAGCACGAAGCACCGGTGGGGTGGCTGCGTACCCAGCTCCCACCCGGATGGAgaggggctgtgtgtgtgtgtgaggtgCAGCCAGAGCCATAGGTGCTGGTGGGGCCAGGTAGCCGCAGGGCTGGATGGCTGTTCCGGGCATCACCAGGGGCTCTGTGGCCAGGGGGGCACGTGGGCagtgtgggagctgctgccgaGCTCTGAGGTGGCATGTCACAGATCCCAGGGCACCAgctggcacccagccctgcctggggcagcgCAGGCAGAACCAGCTGCCTGCACCGGCCAGGCCCCCCTGCCCGGGGAGGCTGGTGGGCTGCTGCCGgtggcacagccctgggcatCCTTGCAGTCCAGCTCTGCCCAcatcccagcctgcagcctccATCGGGATCTGGCATAGCCCAGGCGCAGTATCCGCTGGGAGAGGGTGCCCGGGGAGTCCCTCGCTGCCTCACCCATGGCTCTTGGCCCCTCTCCTCTAAGTTACTGCCTCTCTTTCCCCAGGTTGCCGGCTGGCGGCAAGGCGGTGAACACAGCACCGGTGCCCGGGCAGCCACCGCATGATGAGTCTGACCGCAAGACAGAGCCTCGCTCCTCCGTCTCCGACCTGGTCAACTCCCTGACCAGCGAGATGCTCATGGTGGGTGCATGGAGTGTGCTGGGGACGGGCTCTCTAGGGATGGCATCCTACCCTGGGCACTGCCTGGGCACCTCCTTGCACTCCCCTGGCTCTTCCCTGTGCCTACCCTATGCCACAAGCACTCTGGCACGCCCCAGCCCGTGCTGCCATGTCCCTGTCACAGCCAGGCGCCGCAGCTGGCACAGCCTCAGCTCAGCTGAGACGCCGCGGCCATCCCCCCTGGGCTGGCATGAGGGAGAGATGCCGGAGACATAAGGGACAGGCTGTCAGGAGGAATTTGGTTACTTgacctccccatccccaggatATATGGTGCAGAGCCAGGAGTCATCTGAGGCGACGGTGGTGGCGGGGAGCCAGGAGGAGGCTGATGCCCTCTGACAGCTCGCAGAGCTGGGGGTCAGCTGCTGGTGTGAACTGAGTTCGGGTGCCAAAACGTGGGGGAACGGGGGTGTGCAGACCCCGCTGGTGGTCCCTCGCTGGCCCCCTGACACTGCGCTTGCTGCCAttctcccaccaccacagctgtCCCCAGGCTCCGAGGACGACGAGGGCCACGATGGTGTCAGCCGGGAGAACCTGGGCCGCATCCAGTTCAGCGTTGGCTACAACTTCCAGGAGTCCACCCTGACTGTCAAGATCATGAAggcacaggagctgccagcCAAGGACTTCAGCGGCACCAGCGACCCCTTTGTCAAGATCTACCTGCTCCCTGACAAGAAGCACAAGCTGGAGACCAAGGTGAAGAGGAAGAACCTCAACCCACACTGGAATGAGACCTTCCTCTTTGAAGGTAggggcttggatgggctggaGTGGACCAGGGTGGGAGCGGAGAGGTTGTGGGACCCTCTGTCCTCCCTCCTGGGCTGGATCAGCTCAGATTGAGCTGATGGGACTCAACTCAGCTCAAGCTGGTGGTGAGATGGGTTGGACAAGCTAtcaaggccaggttggaggTGTTTGCTCTGCATCCCATAAAGGGGACATGGCGGGGGAGGCTCCTTACCCCAGAAGGAACCCATGAGTGGGTGCACACAGGGGTATTAATCTGCCATCAGTCACTTGTGCCATGGTCTGCTCCCTGTCCGCTGCCTGGTGCCAACATCTCCCCATCAGCATGGGTCATGGGTGGTGCCGACACTGGCCCCGGCACCGGGTGCTGCTcggcacagctgcagcagctcctcatcACCTCCCTctctggcacagggttcccCTACGAGAAGGTGGTGCAGCGGGTGCTGTACCTTCAGGTCCTGGACTATGACCGCTTCAGCCGCAATGACCCCATTGGGGAGGTGTCCATCCCTCTCAACAAGGTGGACCTCACCCAGATGCAGACCTTCTGGAAGGACCTGAAGCCGTGCAGCGATGGCAGTGTAAGGGCCTGgtccccctcccaccccctggGGACAGTCCTCAAGGGGAGGCTACCTCCCATCCCTGTGGTGTCCTGATGGGACCACCACCCTCTTGCTACCCCAACAGGGatgtttcttgctttgtgaGGAGGTTTGACATCTGATGGAGAAGTTTGTCTTCCCAGATCTTTATATTTAAGTAGCCCAAAGTGAGTGTCTCATTTTGGGTCAAACCAAGCCATTTCAGATCGATctaaaatgaaagttttctttttctcctgcctccAGCAAGACCACAAAGTATCCCACTGGGGGTGGCCCCATTTCCTCCTGCCCTGATTTTCTGCGCAGCCCCAAAGTCCACCCTTGGGACACCTCTTGtggtcccagcccagcaccccactCCCACAGCAGGACACGAGGGCATCGGGTGCCCCATTAGGGCTTGGGCTGGGTGCCGTGCTGAGGAGTGGGTGTTTTTGGAGCACCCACCTAAGGGGCTTCTGTGGGTCCCACAGGGAAGTcgtggggagctgctgctgtcgcTGTGCTACAACCCCTCTGCCAACTCCATTGTGGTGAACATCATCAAAGCGCGTAACCTCAAAGCCATGGACATCGGGGGCACATCAGGTAtgagccccagctcctgccatgCCGGGCAGCACTGCCCAAtgctgagctggggctgagAGCAACTCCTGTCTCCCCAGACCCCTATGTGAAGGTGTGGCTGATGTACAAGGACAAGCGGGTGGAGAAGAAGAAGACAGTGGTCATGAAGCGGTGCCTGAACCCCGTCTTCAACGAGTCTTTTGCCTTTGACATCCCCACAGAGCGGCTGCGCGAGACAACCATCGTCATCACCGTCATGGACAAGGACAGGCTGAGCCGCAATGATGTCATTGGCAAGGTGGGTCCCATGGCATTCATGTGCGGTGGAGGGACCCTGGCAACGTGTCCTGCTGAGGGATGGCAGCCAGGGGACAGCCGGGTCCCTGACTGATGGCATCTGGTACCTTCTCAAGCTGGAGAGTGAGGTGGAGTGTGGCAGGTCCCCTGGTGCTGGCTTTCTCCAGCCACCTCTGGTCCCGGCCGTGGTGGGTGGCAGCAAGGACTCACCCGGCACAAGCAGGGGGACGATGTGGTGCGCCCCATCCAGCGTGGCGATGCCTCACACCGTGCTGCGGCACAGCCTGCACCAGGGGTGAGCTTCAACCTGCCAAATATCTATTTATAGCAAGGCAAAAATCGAAGTCCCTGATGGCTCCGGTGTGCCGCGGTGGCAGGTAGAGCCGGAGCCCCCCTGTGGCAGCACCGTCCCCGGCTGCGGGAGAGCAGGGAGTGGGCAGGGGGCTCAGCTGGGAGTCCCtggggtccctgcccaccagcagACAGACCCCAGCCCGTATCCCCGCACCGGGATTCCCTACCACCTCCTGGTGACAGGAACGGAGGAATTCATCCCCTCTTGATTTGATTTACGTTAAATCCATCCAGCTCTCTGCTCGTTAGGGTAACGATGACAAACGAGCGCAGTAATCTCTGTTATTACCGCTCACCACAGAGAGTCGATGATCCCCAAACACAGCGCTGTAATCAAGCAAACACATAGACTGGGATAAACCTGGGAGAGGGCGGCCACAGGCGCTCAGCCCCAcaggctgctggagaggggcagaGGTGCCGGCATCCCCGGTGTGGGCACAGCCCCGAGGAGACACGGCACGGGCACGGCTGCGCCTGGAGCCCAGTGCCAGCAGGATGGATGGACTGAGAGACAGGGTGCCCGTGGACGGACAGAGTGCCCATGGACGGACAGAGTGCCCATGGTATCTCTGCGTTGCATTAAAGCCACCAGGAGTGTTGCAGCACAAGAACAAGGTGGTGCTGCCGGCAGAGAGGAGCATGCCCTTCACACCCTGGCCACCCCGCCATGGCCAGCAGCCTGCTAATCACTTTTGATTGCATAATTAGCAGCGAGCCCCGCACCGGTGCGGTGAGCCACTTAGCCAAAGTGGTGGCATGGGCTCCCCGAGCTgtcagctgcagggagggctggcACATGCGGTCTTCCACGTTGCTGTATGGAAAATCAATGGATAAAAATAGCCTGGCCCTATGTGGAGACGATGCCGGTGCCTGTGGCTGGCGGCATGTGCCGGGAGAGCCGGGGGGCAGGAGATGGGGGGCGAAGGCAGCAGCACCGGGGAGTGGGATGGGGCTGGACGGCCGGGAGCGGAGACGTGGGTCCAAGGGCTGCCTGTCCCCACAGATCTACCTGTCCTGGAAGAGCGGCCCCGGGGAGGTGAAGCACTGGAAGGACATGATCGCCCGTCCCCGGCAGGCAGTGGCACAGTGGCACCAGCTGAAGGCCTGAGCACCCCAGGACTGTGGGACTGGGGgtcccccttcccagcccccatCACCCCACTGCGGGGCTCCCAGTGAGGAGGCGAGGGACCAGTGGGACAGTGGCCCAGCTCATGGGGACCCTGCGGTAGGAGGGGGACGGAGCCCCTTGCCCTCCACTTTTGGCTCTCCCCGgtgctggggtgtggggggcaTGCAGCCGCCCAGGACCCCTGGCCGAGAAGGGTGCCAGAAGCGAtgaccccccctccccatccccaccactGAGCAGAACTTCTGCGAGTGCTTCCAGCCCCAGTCCCTGGGagcccctctgcctctccccagcctcACCCCCTATTTCAGGGGGCCAGGCCGTGGGTGTGAGAGGGACTCCCACCTCTCCTCCCCTTTCAGCTCAATAAAACCTCTCCGAGCCGTCAGCGTCGCCTGAGCGGGGCCACAGAGTCCCCCCCCCCATGCCCTGTCTCatccccaccaccctccccgagccccccagccatgctgggctggcacggggtggggggcacctggaggggagggcagccccCTTCCCCGGGGCCAGGCATGGGCTCCTGGGATCGGAAGCCATGACACAGTTCGTTAGCCAAAGCGGGCTCGCTTGTGCACTGCCTTCAGCCAGGTTTGATGCTTTACCTCCGCCTTCGGGCTCGGTGGGAGCGGGAGGTTGATAACCCCATCCTGGAGCTTGGCTACCCGTATGGGGACCCCACcatcctgcccccaccccagctttCTCCCCCGTTACACCCCCCCCCAGGCACGTCCCTGTGGGGCTGGACAGGGGACTGGCCTCAAGCCAGGCAGTGGGCCC
Proteins encoded in this window:
- the SYT7 gene encoding synaptotagmin-7 isoform X2; translated protein: MYLHPEAASAGAPSRDVLLVSAITTVSLSITIVLCGICQWCQRKLGKRYKTSLETVGTPDSSRGRSEKKTINDLDRDFWNNNDNTVQQKWSSYPPKEFILNISPYAPYGDPRLSLNFEDSTLSTATTLEYIPTSAGDPKCQRPRTLMRQQSLQQPLSQHQRANHSQPTTSQSLGHLQAHSGSSASAGNPRGSRGGQARQGIAAGSKHRMAGGRSRSNPGSWDHVVGQIRNRGLDMKSFLEGRMVVLSLVLGLSEQDDFANIPDLQPAGTQPNQPNAQGDKRLPAGGKAVNTAPVPGQPPHDESDRKTEPRSSVSDLVNSLTSEMLMLSPGSEDDEGHDGVSRENLGRIQFSVGYNFQESTLTVKIMKAQELPAKDFSGTSDPFVKIYLLPDKKHKLETKVKRKNLNPHWNETFLFEGFPYEKVVQRVLYLQVLDYDRFSRNDPIGEVSIPLNKVDLTQMQTFWKDLKPCSDGSGSRGELLLSLCYNPSANSIVVNIIKARNLKAMDIGGTSDPYVKVWLMYKDKRVEKKKTVVMKRCLNPVFNESFAFDIPTERLRETTIVITVMDKDRLSRNDVIGKIYLSWKSGPGEVKHWKDMIARPRQAVAQWHQLKA
- the SYT7 gene encoding synaptotagmin-7 isoform X3; protein product: MYLHPEAASAGAPSRDVLLVSAITTVSLSITIVLCGICQWCQRKLGKRYKTSLETVGTPDSSRGRSEKKTINDLDRDFWNNNDNTVQQKWSSYPPKEFILNISPYAPYGDPRLSLNGSLLSGAKLTASAAAGLAGERDGRPGEKQRLGEDGMKSSISAHSEPSAGKAARGRWHTVQSHLAAGKLSLSKLPAGGKAVNTAPVPGQPPHDESDRKTEPRSSVSDLVNSLTSEMLMLSPGSEDDEGHDGVSRENLGRIQFSVGYNFQESTLTVKIMKAQELPAKDFSGTSDPFVKIYLLPDKKHKLETKVKRKNLNPHWNETFLFEGFPYEKVVQRVLYLQVLDYDRFSRNDPIGEVSIPLNKVDLTQMQTFWKDLKPCSDGSGSRGELLLSLCYNPSANSIVVNIIKARNLKAMDIGGTSDPYVKVWLMYKDKRVEKKKTVVMKRCLNPVFNESFAFDIPTERLRETTIVITVMDKDRLSRNDVIGKIYLSWKSGPGEVKHWKDMIARPRQAVAQWHQLKA
- the SYT7 gene encoding synaptotagmin-7 isoform X4, whose translation is MYLHPEAASAGAPSRDVLLVSAITTVSLSITIVLCGICQWCQRKLGKRYKTSLETVGTPDSSRGRSEKKTIKLPAGGKAVNTAPVPGQPPHDESDRKTEPRSSVSDLVNSLTSEMLMLSPGSEDDEGHDGVSRENLGRIQFSVGYNFQESTLTVKIMKAQELPAKDFSGTSDPFVKIYLLPDKKHKLETKVKRKNLNPHWNETFLFEGFPYEKVVQRVLYLQVLDYDRFSRNDPIGEVSIPLNKVDLTQMQTFWKDLKPCSDGSGSRGELLLSLCYNPSANSIVVNIIKARNLKAMDIGGTSDPYVKVWLMYKDKRVEKKKTVVMKRCLNPVFNESFAFDIPTERLRETTIVITVMDKDRLSRNDVIGKIYLSWKSGPGEVKHWKDMIARPRQAVAQWHQLKA